The genomic window AAGGTACTATGTAGGTTAGAGTAGCAGCAATCCAGCGATCGCCAGTCATTTGACCCTTAATCAGTGCTGCACCATGATTAATTGTAAATAAAATAGAACCAACCACCAGCGCAACTTTTACCGCCGTCGGCATCATCTTTTTATTGCCCAAACACAAACAATATTCTCTAATAGCTTTCATTTGTAACCCGTAAAAATTTTCCTCAAAAAATCCCTTTTTAATCTCTTATCTCTGTGTCACCTGTGTCTCTGTGGTTATATAAATGATTTATCAGCCACAGAAGCACACAAAGAAAAGCAGATATTTTATGATTTACCTTGAAAGAGTGACTATTCATGGGTCAAAATATTGACAATACTAAAATTTCTATTATTATTCCGACGCTCAACGAAGCAGCCAATATCAAACAAGCTATTTTCACTACTCAACCTAGTACAAATATAGAAGTAATAGTTGTAGATGCAGGCTCTCAAGATGACACTGTAGCTATAGCTGATTCCCTTGGTGTAAAAGTAATCTCATCTATTCCTGGCCGTGCTATGCAAATGAATGCAGGTGCTATGGTGGCTAGTGGGGAAATTTTGCTGTTTCTCCATGCAGATACACGTTTACCCATTGGTTTTGATGAGATGATTCGGACAGCACTGCAACAGCCTAGGGTAGTTGCTGGTGCGTTTACTTTGCAGATAGATACAACACTTTTAGGTTTAAGATTGGTGGAATGGGGAGTAAAATGGCGATCGCGCCTTTTCCAAATGCCCTACGGTGATCAAGCAATTTTTATTACTACAGAATTATTTAAAGAAATTGGCTGCTTTCCTGAAATCCCTATCATGGAAGACTTTGAACTCATACAACGTTTAAAACGCATAGGTAAAATAGCCATTGTATCTGTATCAGTTATCACTTCATCCCGGAGATGGTTACAAAAGGGTGTCTTTACAACTACTCTGATTAATCAAATCGTGGTTATTGCATATTTATTTGGTGTACCACCAGCGCAACTGCGTAATTTGTATCGTCAGGGTTTCCAACACAACCGTAATTTTTGATTTTCAGTGAATCAAGGGTGAGCTTAAACGCAAATTAGCGCAGAGTTGAGCGGAGAATTTGCTTAAGGATTTATCCTTTTTTAAGCTGTTTTTCATCTAAGTGACATATTCTAGTGAGAATTAGGGATAATAAAGTAAAAAATTCAGGAATGTTGAATTTTTC from Nostoc sp. UHCC 0870 includes these protein-coding regions:
- a CDS encoding TIGR04283 family arsenosugar biosynthesis glycosyltransferase, which gives rise to MGQNIDNTKISIIIPTLNEAANIKQAIFTTQPSTNIEVIVVDAGSQDDTVAIADSLGVKVISSIPGRAMQMNAGAMVASGEILLFLHADTRLPIGFDEMIRTALQQPRVVAGAFTLQIDTTLLGLRLVEWGVKWRSRLFQMPYGDQAIFITTELFKEIGCFPEIPIMEDFELIQRLKRIGKIAIVSVSVITSSRRWLQKGVFTTTLINQIVVIAYLFGVPPAQLRNLYRQGFQHNRNF
- the nrtS gene encoding nitrate/nitrite transporter NrtS — encoded protein: MKAIREYCLCLGNKKMMPTAVKVALVVGSILFTINHGAALIKGQMTGDRWIAATLTYIVPYLVNIHGQYISRYK